In bacterium, the genomic stretch TTTGTGGCCGCTCGTCAGCCCCCCGGAGGACTACGCCGAGGAGGCGGGCCACTGGAGGGACGCCATCCGCGCCCGGCTGGGCGGGGGGCGCCATCGCATCCTCGAACTCGGCGTGGGTGGCGGCCACAACCTGTCGCATCTCACCTCCGACTTCGAGGCCACCGGGGTCGACCTGTCCTCGGAGATGCTCGAGCACTCCCGGCGGTTGAACCCCGGCGTGGAGCATCACGTGGGCGACATGCGGACGGTGCGCTTGGGGAAGGTGTTCGACGCGGTGCTCATCCACGATGCGGTGGCCTACATGCTGACTGAGGACGACTTGAGGGCGGCCTTCGCCACCGCCCGGGCCCATCTGCGACCGGGCGGCCTGCTCCTGGTGGCGCCCGACCTGGTGGCAGAGTCCTTCGTGGAAGGGAAGGTCCTGCGCTGGGACATCCCGCCGCCATCCCGGCCCGGCGACCCCGAGGTGAAGGTGGCGGAGCGGCTGACCGACCCCGATCCGACCGACACCACTATCGAGTCCTGGATCACCTACACGATCACCGAGGGAGGCCGCCGGCGTGTGGAGACCGACCTCCACGTCACCGGCCTCTTCCCGCTGGCGACCTGGGTGTCCCTCATGGAGGAGGCCGGCTTCGAGACCGAGGTCCTTCCCCTCCCAGGCGACGGAGACGGATGTGGGGAAAACCTCTTCTCCGGCGTGCTGGACGAGTGCCCGTCGCCATAGCCAGTGGTCTGTCTGTGGAGTGGCGGTGGTGGTGTGACCGCCAGAACACTCCTGGTTGTTGCTCCGACAGACCACTAGATTGGCACCCGCGATCTCCCACCAACCAGCGAGGTACAGATGACCGTAGAAGACATCAGCACCGTCGACCAGGAGGCATCGGCCGCCAAGTGTCCGGTGTCGCCCCAGATGCCCGCCACTATGGGCTCGCTGGCTAATCACCACTGGTGGCCTGAGCAGGTGAACCTGCGGCCGTTGAACAAGAACTCGCCTCTGATCGATCCCATGGGCGACGGGTTCGACTACGCCGAGGCGTTCAACAGCCTCGACCTCGCGGCGGTCAAGGCCGACCTCGAAGAGGTGATGACCGACTCGCAGGACTGGTGGCCGGCCGACTACGGCCACTACGGGCCGCTGATCATCCGGATGGCCTGGCACAGCGCCGGCACCTACCGGACCTTCGACGGGCGGGGTGGGGGAGGATCGGGTACGCACCGCTTCGCGCCCCTCAACAGCTGGCCCGACAACGCCAACCTCGACAAAGCGCGCCGGCTGCTCTGGCCGGTCAAGCAGAAGTACGGCCGGAAGATCTCGTGGGCCGACCTGATGATCCTCGCCGGGAACGTGGCGCTGGAGTCGATGGGCTTCGAGACGTTCGGATTCGGCGGCGGCCGCGAGGACGTGTGGGAGCCCGAGGAGGACATCGACTGGGGACCCGAGACCGGCTGGCTGGACGATGAGCGCTACAGCGGCGACCGGGATCTGGCCAGCCCGCTCGGCGCGGTGCAGATGGGCTTGATATACGTGAACCCCGAAGGACCGAACGGGCGGCCCGACCCCCTGGCGGCGGCGAGGGACATCCGGGAGACCTTCAGCCGCATGGCCATGGACGACACCGAGACCGTCGCGCTGATCGCCGGCG encodes the following:
- a CDS encoding class I SAM-dependent methyltransferase, translating into MDDLAGSAQHDQVRPERAMAGSRRLYSDLAYLWPLVSPPEDYAEEAGHWRDAIRARLGGGRHRILELGVGGGHNLSHLTSDFEATGVDLSSEMLEHSRRLNPGVEHHVGDMRTVRLGKVFDAVLIHDAVAYMLTEDDLRAAFATARAHLRPGGLLLVAPDLVAESFVEGKVLRWDIPPPSRPGDPEVKVAERLTDPDPTDTTIESWITYTITEGGRRRVETDLHVTGLFPLATWVSLMEEAGFETEVLPLPGDGDGCGENLFSGVLDECPSP